From a region of the Zonotrichia albicollis isolate bZonAlb1 chromosome 5, bZonAlb1.hap1, whole genome shotgun sequence genome:
- the CTSO gene encoding cathepsin O, whose translation MARRPMAVLALLLCLLRPGSAALTGTRLRDGGGRERGGAAAAALRESAKRIRLLNSLSKDNTTAVYGINQFSHLFPEEFKAIYLRSMPHKLPRYIKVPKGKEKPLPKKFDWRDKKVIAEVRNQQTCGGCWAFSVVGGIESAYAIKRNTLEELSVQQVIDCSYNNYGCGGGSTVSALSWLNQTKVKLVRDSEYTFKAQTGLCHYFERSDFGVSITGFAAYDFSGQEEEMMRVLVSWGPLAVTVDAISWQDYLGGIIQYHCSSGRANHAVLITGFDRTGSIPYWIVQNSWGPTWGIDGYVRVKMGGNVCGIADTVSAVFV comes from the exons ATGGCGCGGCGGCCGATggcggtgctggcgctgctgctgtgcctgctgcggCCGGGCAGCGCCGCCCTCACGGGCACCCGGCTTCGGGATGGCGGAGGCCGGGAGCGAGGGGGAGCAGCGGCGGCTGCTCTGCGG GAAAGTGCCAAAAGAATTAGATTATTGAATTCATTATCAAAAGATAATACAACTGCTGTCTATGGAATAAATCAGTTTTCTCATCTGTTTCCTGAAGAGTTCAAAG CTATTTACTTGAGAAGCATGCCTCACAAACTTCCCAGATACATAAAAGtgccaaaggggaaggaaaagcctCTGCCAAAGAAGTTTGACTGGAGGGACAAGAAAGTCATTGCAGAAGTGAGAAATCAGCAGACA TGTGGAGGCTGCTGGGCTTTCAGCGTGGTGGGTGGCATAGAGTCTGCCTATGCAATTAAAAGAAACACCCTGGAAGAGCTCAGTGTGCAGCAAGTTATTGACTGCTCATACAATAACTACGGCTGCGGCGGGGGATCCACCGTTAGTGCTTTGAGCTGGCTGAACCAG ACCAAAGTAAAACTCGTGAGAGATTCAGAGTACACTTTCAAAGCTCAGACAGGACTGTGCCATTATTTTGAGCGCTCAGATTTTGGAGTTTCAATAACAGGATTTGCTGCATATGACTTCAG TGGTCAAGAGGAGGAGATGATGAGGGTGCTTGTCAGCTGGGGCCCTTTGGCAGTGACAGTCGATGCCATTAGCTGGCAGGATTATCTCGGTGGAATCATACAATATCACTGCTCCAGTGGAAGAGCAAACCATGCTGTTCTTATCACTGGTTTTGACAGAACAG GTAGCATTCCTTACTGGATTGTACAGAACTCTTGGGGGCCGACGTGGGGAATAGATGGCTACGTTCGTGTTAAGATGGGCGGCAATGTCTGTG GTATAGCAGATACAGTCTCAGCAGTATTTGTTTGA